In Musa acuminata AAA Group cultivar baxijiao chromosome BXJ3-9, Cavendish_Baxijiao_AAA, whole genome shotgun sequence, a single genomic region encodes these proteins:
- the LOC135648326 gene encoding histone H2B-like, with protein MAPKAEKKPAEKKPAAAAEKPAVDKEKKSVAEKAPAEKKPKAGKRIPSSKDGAGSAGDKKRRKAKKGTETYKIYIFKVLKQVHPDIGISSKAMSIMNSFINDIFEKLAQEASRLARYNKKPTITSREIQTSVRLVLPGELAKHAVSEGTKAVTKFTSS; from the coding sequence ATGGCGCCCAAGGCCGAGAAGAAGCCGGCGGAGAAGAAGCCTGCTGCCGCCGCCGAGAAGCCGGCCGTGGATAAGGAGAAGAAGTCTGTGGCCGAGAAGGCCCCAGCTGAGAAGAAGCCCAAAGCCGGGAAGCGCATCCCGTCCTCCAAGGACGGCGCGGGTTCGGCCGGCGACAAGAAAAGGAGGAAGGCGAAGAAGGGGACGGAGACCTACAAGATCTACATCTTCAAGGTGCTCAAGCAGGTCCACCCGGACATCGGCATCTCCAGCAAGGCCATGTCCATCATGAACTCCTTCATCAACGACATCTTCGAGAAGCTCGCCCAGGAGGCCTCCCGCCTCGCCCGCTATAACAAGAAGCCCACCATCACGTCTCGCGAGATCCAGACCTCCGTCCGCCTCGTCCTCCCCGGTGAGCTCGCCAAGCACGCCGTCTCTGAGGGCACCAAGGCCGTCACCAAGTTCACCAGCTCTTGA
- the LOC103996915 gene encoding kinesin-like protein KIN-5A gives MDSSQKKGGFVPVSPSQTPRSTDKHGRDFRSLDGNGNSSSKLDRDKGVNVQVILRCRPLSDDEARLNTPAVITCNEHRREVLAAQNIANKQIDRTFTFDKVFGPTSKQKDLFDQSIAPIVNEVLEGYNCTIFAYGQTGTGKTYTMEGGGRKAKNGEFPSDAGVIPRAVRHIFDILESQCAEYSMKVTFLELYNEEITDLLAPDESKFSDDKSKKPIALMEDGKGGVFVRGLEEEVVYTAGEIYKILDKGSAKRRTAETLLNKQSSRSHSIFSITIHIKECTPEGEEMIKCGKLNLVDLAGSENISRSGARDGRAREAGEINKSLLTLGRVINTLVEHSGHIPYRDSKLTRLLRDSLGGKTKTCIIATISPSILCLEETLSTLDYAHRAKNIKNKPEVNQKMMKSAMIKDLYSEIDRLKQEVFAAREKNGVYIPRDRYLIEEAEKKAMTEKIEKLELDLDTKDKQLVGLQDLYNSQKQLNADLSDKLEKTLKKLVETEHAFLDLEERYRQAKSTIKEKEFFISSLLKSEKALIEHAYELRSELENAAADVSALFSKIERKNKIEEGNRILVQKFQSQLNQQLDILHKSVVASVMQQETQLKEMEEDMQSFVSTKSKATEELKVHVERLKAMYGSGIRALDDLAGELDKNSEYTFGRLNSQVLNHSSSLEDCFKGMALEADQLLNELQESLSKQEDKLAAFAQQQREGHLRVVESTRSISKITSNFFQTLDIHASKLTKILEESQNIQDQQLHDLEKKFEECAANEEKQILEKVAAMLAGSSARKKNLVQTAVDSLRATAADRTSNLQKEMSTVHDFTCSVKDQWKIYMEETENHFVEDTAAVETGKHGLEEGVRNCKAKVRTGTLQWRDAQNSLLTLGKGNVASVDSIIRGGLDANQLLRSKLSSAVSSTLEDVVISNKNLLSSIDCSLKLDQDACENFDCLLIPCHGELRELKSGHYHKIVEITDNTGKCLEEEYVVDVPSCSTPKRRPINLPSVASIEELRTPAFEELLKSFGDVVKQANGDVKHFSGSYETQLQSSRDSRVPLTAIN, from the exons ATGGATAGCTCGCAAAAGAAAGGGGGATTTGTGCCGGTGTCGCCCTCACAAACGCCGAGATCCACGGATAAACATGGGAGAGATTTCCGGTCACTTGACGGGAATGGGAACTCCAGCAGCAAGCTTGACAGGGACAAGGGGGTCAATGTCCAAGTCATTCTCAGATGCAG GCCATTAAGTGACGACGAGGCGAGGTTGAACACGCCCGCGGTCATAACCTGCAATGAACACCGTCGAGAAGTTTTAGCTGCTCAGAATATTGCTAACAAACAGATTGACAGAACATTTACTTTTGACAAG GTTTTTGGCCCAACTTCCAAGCAAaaggatttgtttgatcaatctaTTGCTCCTATAGTGAACGAGGTTCTTGAGGGCTACAATTGCACCATCTTTGCATATGGGCAGACTGGCACCGGGAAGACCTACACGATGGAAGGCGGAGGAAGAAAAGCCAAG AATGGAGAATTCCCAAGCGATGCTGGAGTTATCCCGAGGGCAGTGCGGCATATCTTTGACATACTTGAATCACAATGTGCTGAGTACAGCATGAAAGTCACATTTCTTGAGCTATATAACGAGGAGATAACTGATCTTTTGGCCCCAGATGAATCAAAATTCTCTGATGACAAGTCCAAAAAGCCTATAGCTCTCATGGAAGATGGGAAGGGTGGTGTCTTTGTGAGAGGACTGGAAGAAGAGGTAGTCTATACTGCTGGTGAAATCTACAAAATCTTGGACAAAGGGTCTGCAAAGAGGCGTACTGCAGAGACTTTACTCAACAAGCAAAGTAGCAGATCCCACTCCATTTTTTCGATTACAATTCACATTAAGGAGTGTACCCCTGAGGGAGAAGAGATGATCAAATGTGGAAAGCTTAACCTCGTGGATCTTGCTGGATCAGAGAATATATCAAGATCTGGTGCTAGAGAT GGAAGAGCAAGAGAAGCTGGGGAAATAAATAAGAGTTTGCTCACACTTGGGCGTGTTATTAATACACTTGTCGAGCATTCTGGCCATATTCCATATAG AGACAGCAAATTGACAAGGTTACTAAGGGACTCCTTGGGTGGGAAGACTAAAACGTGTATTATTGCCACCATATCGCCTTCCATCCTCTGTTTGGAAGAGACCCTGAGCACCTTAGATTATGCACATCGTGCAAAGAATATAAAGAATAAGCCAGAG GTCAATCAAAAAATGATGAAATCTGCAATGATCAAGGATCTATATTCAGAAATTGACCGTCTTAAACAAG AGGTATTTGCTGCTAGAGAGAAGAATGGCGTATATATTCCACGTGACAGGTACTTAATTGAAGAAGCTGAGAAGAAG GCCATGACTGAGAAAATTGAAAAATTGGAACTTGATTTGGATACAAAGGATAAG CAACTAGTGGGGCTTCAAGATCTTTACAATTCTCAAAAACAGCTTAATGCAGATTTAAGTGACAAACTAGAGAAAACACTG aaaAAACTGGTGGAAACTGAGCATGCTTTCCTCGACCTAGAAGAAAGATACAGACAAGCCAAATCTACAATAAAAGAGAAGGAATTTTTTATATCTAGCCTCCTCAAGTCAG AGAAGGCACTAATCGAGCATGCTTATGAGCTTAGATCAGAGTTAGAAAATGCAGCTGCAGatgtttctgccttgttttctaaAATAG AACGTAAAAATAAAATCGAGGAAGGAAACAGGATACTTGTCCAAAAGTTCCAGTCTCAATTAAATCAACAGCTGGACATCTTGCATAAAAGTGTTGTAGCTTCAGTGATGCAACAGGAGACCCAGTTGAAAGAAATGGAAGAGGACATGCAATCATTTGTTTCCACAAAGTCCAAG GCCACTGAAGAACTTAAAGTGCATGTTGAAAGGCTCAAAGCTATGTATGGTTCAGGGATCAGAGCTTTGGATGATTTAGCTGGTGAGCTTGACAAGAATTCAGAATATACTTTTGGAAGATTAAATTCGCAGGTGTTAAATCACTCGTCTTCCCTTGAAGAT TGCTTCAAAGGAATGGCTCTGGAGGCTGATCAGCTTCTAAATGAACTTCAAGAAAGTCTGTCTAAACAAGAGGATAAGTTAGCTGcttttgcacagcagcaacgtgaG GGACATCTTAGAGTTGTTGAATCGACAAGGTCCATATCTAAGATTACCTCTAATTTTTTCCAAACTCTGGATATTCATGCATCTAAATTAACCAAGATCTTGGAAGAATCACAAAACATACAAGACCAACAACTCCATGATCTTGAGAAGAAGTTTGAG GAATGTGCTGCTAATGAAGAAAAGCAAATACTGGAAAAAGTGGCAGCAATGTTAGCTGGTTCAAGTGCTAGGAAGAAGAATCTG GTTCAAACAGCAGTTGATAGTCTCCGAGCTACTGCTGCTGATAGAACAAGTAATCTCCAGAAGGAAATGTCAACCGTTCACGATTTTACTTGCTCTGTGAAAGATCAATGGAAAATATACATGGAAGAAACTGAAAATCACTTTGTCGAGGATACTGCAGCAGTTGAAACTGGTAAACATGGCCTAGAAGAAGGTGTACGAAATTG CAAGGCAAAGGTTCGCACAGGTACACTACAATGGAGAGATGCTCAAAACTCCCTGCTGACTCTCGGCAAAGGAAATGTAGCATCAGTAGATTCAATTATCAG GGGTGGATTGGATGCCAACCAGCTTCTGCGTTCTAAATTATCTTCTGCTGTTTCATCGACACTTGAAGATGTTGTCATTTCAAATAAGAATCTTTTATCCTCCATCGACT GTTCACTGAAACTTGACCAAGATGCATGTGAAAACTTTGACTGCTTGCTCATTCCATGCCACGGGGAACTAAGGGAACTGAAGAGTGGTCACTACCACAAAATCGTGGAGATTACAGACAATACGGGGAAATGTCTTGAAGAAGAATATGTG GTGGATGTACCATCCTGTTCCACCCCAAAGAGACGACCAATCAATCTTCCGAGTGTTGCATCCATCGAAGAACTACGGACCCCAGCTTTCGAAGAGCTATTGAAGTCGTTTGGGGATGTGGTGAAGCAGGCAAATGGTGATGTAAAACATTTCTCTGGGTCATATGAGACCCAGTTACAGTCCTCGAGAGATTCAAGGGTGCCACTGACTGCCATCAATTAA
- the LOC135649982 gene encoding WUSCHEL-related homeobox 3-like yields MPQVPSTRWCPTPEQLMILEEMYRSGVRTPNASQIQQITARLSYYGRIEGKNVFYWFQNHKARERQKLRRRLCSHYQLLYSANSLPHHQFYCSQEAPVFPLPFHYATPSPFLHQDANSVCKMEAGDAEEASSTSDATLRHESMAMVDAAWAVPSCCRPLRTLDLFPTKSTGLKDECSTTSKSSCSSTTN; encoded by the exons atgcctcAAGTGCCTTCTACGAGGTGGTGTCCTACGCCAGAGCAGCTGATGATACTGGAGGAGATGTACAGGAGCGGGGTGAGGACCCCAAATGCTTCCCAGATACAGCAAATAACAGCCCGTCTCTCCTACTACGGGAGGATAGAGGGCAAGAATGTGTTCTACTGGTTCCAAAACCACAAGGCTAGAGAGAGGCAGAAGCTTCGGAGGAGGCTTTGTAGCCACTACCAGCTTCTCTACTCGGCCAACTCACTCCCTCATCATCAGTTCTACTGCTCCCAGGAAGCTCCTGTCTTCCCTCTCCCATTCCACTATGCGACTCCGTCTCCCTTCCTTCATCAG GATGCAAACTCGGTCTGCAAGATGGAGGCCGGCGACGCCGAAGAAGCATCGTCAACGAGCGATGCAACCCTCAGGCATGAATCGATGGCGATGGTGGATGCAGCCTGGGCGGTGCCTTCATGCTGTAGGCCTCTCAGGACTCTCGATCTCTTCCCAACCAAGAGCACCGGCCTCAAGGATGAGTGCAGTACCACCTCcaagtcctcatgctcttcaacaACCAACTAA